A part of Numenius arquata chromosome 2, bNumArq3.hap1.1, whole genome shotgun sequence genomic DNA contains:
- the RPS12 gene encoding small ribosomal subunit protein eS12 — MAEEGITAGGVMDVNTALQEVLKTALIHDGLARGIREAAKALDKRQAHLCVLASNCDEPTYVKLVEALCAEHQINLIKVDDNKKLGEWVGLCKIDREGKPRKVVGCSCVVVKDYGKESQAKDVIEEYFKCKK, encoded by the exons ATGGCCGAGGAAgg CATTACTGCTGGAGGTGTAATGGATGTTAACACCGCCCTGCAAGAAGTGCTGAAGACTGCACTTATCCATGATGGCCTCGCTCGTGGTATCCGTGAAGCAGCCAAAGCCTTGGACAA gcgcCAAGCCCATCTTTGTGTTCTGGCTTCAAATTGTGATGAACCCACGTATGTAAAATTAGTTGAAGCACTTTGTGCAGAACATCAGATAAACTTAATAAAG GTTGATGACAACAAGAAGCTGGGTGAATGGGTTGGTCTCTGCAAGATCGACAGAGAAGGAAAACCCCGCAAAGTAGTGGGCTGCAGTTGTGTGGTTGTCAAA GACTATGGCAAGGAATCTCAGGCCAAAGATGTCATCGAAGAGTACTTCAAGTGCAAGAAATGA